One Rhodospirillaceae bacterium genomic region harbors:
- the eno gene encoding phosphopyruvate hydratase — MTAIVDIIGREILDSRGNPTVEVDVVLETGTLGRAAVPSGASTGKHEAVELRDGDKARFGGKGVLKAVESVTGEIFDAISGMDAEEQLLIDRTMIDLDGTENKARLGANAMLGVSLAVARAAADEACLPLYQFIGGSFAHMLPVPMMNIVNGGAHADNPIDIQEFMIMPVGADNLADAVRIGAEIFHSLRSGLKDAGHNTNVGDEGGFAPGLSSADDALGFIMKSIEKAGYKPGDDIFLSLDAASSEFFKDGKYEMVGEGKSLDAGAMVAYYEDLVSRYPIISIEDAMDEDDWEGWKALTEAIGDKVQLVGDDLFVTNPKRLADGISQGVANSILIKVNQIGTLSETLETVEMAHKASYTSVISHRSGETEDSTIADIAVATNAGQIKTGSLSRSDRLAKYNQLIRIEQELDTSAGFAGRSVVR, encoded by the coding sequence ATGACTGCTATTGTCGATATCATCGGACGAGAAATTCTAGATTCCCGCGGCAATCCCACGGTTGAAGTGGATGTTGTTCTGGAAACAGGGACTCTCGGACGGGCCGCCGTGCCGTCCGGTGCATCGACAGGGAAACATGAGGCGGTAGAACTTCGCGATGGCGACAAGGCGCGCTTCGGCGGCAAAGGGGTGCTAAAGGCTGTTGAGTCGGTAACCGGTGAGATCTTTGATGCGATTTCTGGAATGGACGCGGAAGAGCAACTCCTCATTGATCGCACGATGATTGATCTGGACGGGACGGAGAATAAGGCGCGACTTGGCGCGAATGCGATGTTGGGTGTTAGTTTGGCAGTTGCGCGTGCCGCAGCGGATGAAGCCTGTTTGCCGCTCTATCAGTTTATCGGAGGCTCGTTCGCGCATATGTTGCCGGTGCCGATGATGAACATCGTCAATGGTGGTGCACATGCCGATAACCCCATCGACATTCAAGAATTCATGATTATGCCGGTTGGCGCGGATAATTTGGCAGATGCCGTCAGGATTGGCGCTGAAATCTTTCATTCTCTAAGGTCAGGCTTGAAGGACGCCGGGCACAACACCAATGTCGGTGATGAAGGCGGCTTTGCGCCAGGTTTGTCCAGTGCCGACGATGCATTGGGGTTCATTATGAAATCTATTGAAAAGGCTGGTTATAAACCAGGTGATGACATCTTTCTGTCTCTTGATGCTGCTTCCAGCGAGTTCTTCAAGGACGGCAAATACGAAATGGTTGGCGAAGGAAAATCTTTGGATGCGGGCGCGATGGTCGCCTATTACGAAGACCTCGTTAGTCGCTATCCGATTATTTCTATCGAAGACGCCATGGATGAAGACGATTGGGAGGGTTGGAAAGCCCTAACCGAAGCCATCGGTGACAAAGTTCAACTGGTTGGCGATGATTTGTTTGTGACCAATCCAAAGCGCCTGGCAGATGGCATATCTCAGGGGGTCGCCAATTCAATTCTGATAAAGGTCAATCAGATCGGCACGCTTTCGGAAACTCTCGAGACCGTCGAGATGGCTCATAAGGCTTCGTACACATCAGTGATATCTCATCGTTCGGGTGAAACCGAGGATTCGACCATCGCCGACATCGCAGTTGCCACCAATGCGGGGCAAATCAAGACCGGGTCGTTGTCCAGGTCAGATCGACTGGCAAAATACAACCAGTTGATCAGAATTGAGCAGGAATTGGACACCTCAGCAGGGTTTGCGGGCCGTTCTGTCGTTCGATAG
- a CDS encoding septum formation initiator family protein: protein MGLIQELRARAHHVIGPVIGISFVMYFGYHVLHGDRGLIALRHLTQTVESTKLAHADIHKTRMALAQRVRLLYPESLDPDMLEERARVMLNYGYADDIVVMLDSSLEIKSAANSEIVSYTPISVVRSD, encoded by the coding sequence ATGGGGCTAATTCAAGAACTTCGTGCACGGGCACACCATGTCATCGGGCCGGTTATCGGTATCTCGTTTGTCATGTATTTTGGCTACCATGTGCTTCACGGTGACCGCGGCTTGATCGCGCTTCGCCATCTGACGCAGACCGTAGAAAGCACCAAACTGGCTCATGCTGATATTCATAAAACGCGCATGGCTTTGGCCCAAAGGGTCAGACTGTTGTACCCGGAAAGCCTAGATCCTGACATGCTGGAAGAGCGCGCACGGGTGATGCTGAACTATGGCTACGCTGACGATATCGTGGTTATGCTGGACAGCTCACTTGAAATAAAAAGCGCAGCTAATTCGGAGATCGTTTCTTACACGCCAATTAGCGTCGTTAGGTCTGACTAA
- the nifJ gene encoding pyruvate:ferredoxin (flavodoxin) oxidoreductase — MVEKRKITVDGNEAAASVAYRTSEVIAIYPITPSAVMGELSEEWSVQGKKNLWGITPEVVEMQSEAGAAGAVHGALQTGALSTTFTASQGLLLMIPNLYKIAGELTSFCMHVTARTIATHALSIFGDHSDVMACRQTGMAMLASGSSQEAQDMACIGQASTLRARVPFMHFFDGFRTSHQIDKLEYLHDEELGKMMDPDLIAAHRKRALTPDDPVVRGTSQNPDTFFQMQESRNPYYAECPDIVQGEMDRFAEITGRSYKLFEYFGAENADRVIITMGSSGETVHETVDYLNQRGAKLGVIKVHLFRPFSLKHFAAALPASVKAIGVLDRTKEHGALGEPLYQDIVTALAQAKAEGLREADFPTVIGGRYGLSSKEFTAGMAKAVFDELAKDKPKTHFTVGIIDDVTRLSLDVDEEFSTEGDEVIRSVFIGLGSDGTVGANKNSIKILSENTDNYAQGYFVYDSKKAGSMTISHLRVSPNPIRSAYLIAEADTVACHQFNFLEQVDVLKYAKHGGTLLLNSPHGKENTWDKLPRNVQEEIIRKDLKVYVVDAHMVAFATGMGRRINTIMQTCFFAISGIIPKDEAIDHIKTAIRRTYTVKGHHIVDMNNDAVDQALDHLHLMDLRGHLSHEDLPPIVPDHAPNFVKQVTAMMIAGKGDMLPVSALPADGTWPVGTTKWEKRNLAQEIPTWIPELCIQCNKCALVCPHAAIRVKAYGEDVLADAPETFQSMKNRGKEFGDNMAYTVQVAPEDCTGCTLCVRVCPGKDKANPDRLSLEMMPQPPLVKEEHKNWEFFLNLPEIDRTKLKPNVKLTQFAEPLFEFSGACSGCGETPYIKLITQMYGDRSMIANATGCSSIFGGNLPATPWTKNLQGRGPAWANSLFEDNAEFGLGFRLALDKHVEQARAALLEKKDTVGEDLTDSILEAEQLTETDIQEQRTRVQAVKDKLGPDSTGRLSELADYLVRKDVWIMGGDGWAYDIGSGGLDHVLASGKNVNILVLDTEVYSNTGGQQSKATPMGAVAKFVTGGKSLPKKDLGLMAISYGHVYVASVAFGASDSQLMKAVTEASSFEGTSLIIANAPCIEHGYDLANELDQMKMAVESGYWMLYRYDPRRLTAGQKPMQLDSKAPSIALDSYFMNENRFRLVKRRTPDLYEKLLESATAEVRWRRTVFEKLAEMSLSLADAEAAMQAAE, encoded by the coding sequence ATGGTTGAGAAACGTAAGATCACTGTCGATGGTAATGAGGCTGCTGCCTCGGTTGCCTATCGAACCAGCGAAGTCATTGCGATCTATCCTATTACACCGTCCGCGGTGATGGGGGAGCTATCGGAAGAATGGTCGGTACAAGGCAAAAAGAACCTCTGGGGTATTACGCCCGAAGTTGTTGAAATGCAATCGGAAGCAGGGGCTGCCGGTGCCGTACACGGTGCGCTACAGACCGGTGCTTTATCGACAACGTTTACGGCCTCCCAAGGCTTGCTGTTGATGATCCCGAATCTCTATAAAATTGCTGGCGAGCTGACATCATTCTGCATGCACGTAACAGCGCGCACCATCGCAACCCACGCGCTGTCGATCTTTGGCGATCATTCAGACGTAATGGCCTGCCGCCAGACAGGTATGGCCATGCTGGCGTCTGGTTCATCTCAAGAAGCGCAAGATATGGCCTGTATTGGTCAGGCTTCTACATTACGGGCACGTGTCCCTTTTATGCATTTTTTCGATGGTTTCCGTACGTCCCATCAAATCGATAAACTTGAATACCTGCATGACGAAGAATTGGGCAAAATGATGGACCCGGACTTGATCGCCGCCCATCGCAAACGCGCTCTGACTCCGGATGATCCGGTCGTGCGTGGCACGTCGCAAAATCCAGACACCTTCTTCCAGATGCAGGAATCACGAAATCCCTATTATGCTGAGTGCCCTGACATTGTGCAGGGCGAAATGGATCGGTTTGCTGAGATCACTGGGCGGTCGTACAAATTATTCGAATATTTTGGTGCAGAGAACGCTGATCGAGTGATTATAACCATGGGCTCGTCTGGTGAGACTGTGCATGAGACCGTAGACTATCTGAACCAACGCGGCGCAAAGCTGGGCGTGATCAAGGTGCATTTGTTCCGCCCGTTCTCGTTAAAGCACTTCGCCGCCGCTTTGCCCGCATCGGTGAAGGCCATTGGTGTTTTGGACAGGACCAAAGAACATGGTGCACTGGGAGAGCCTTTGTACCAAGACATCGTCACGGCCTTGGCCCAAGCGAAGGCAGAGGGACTTAGGGAAGCAGACTTCCCGACCGTAATTGGCGGGCGTTATGGCCTCAGTTCCAAGGAGTTTACCGCTGGTATGGCCAAGGCAGTCTTCGATGAACTCGCCAAGGATAAGCCCAAAACTCATTTCACCGTCGGCATTATCGATGACGTGACGCGCTTGTCCCTTGATGTAGATGAAGAATTCAGCACGGAAGGGGATGAAGTCATTCGTTCTGTCTTCATTGGTTTGGGCTCAGACGGAACAGTTGGCGCCAATAAGAACTCCATCAAAATCCTGTCGGAAAACACAGATAACTATGCCCAAGGGTATTTTGTCTATGATTCGAAGAAAGCGGGATCGATGACCATTTCTCACTTGCGGGTGAGCCCCAATCCAATTCGGTCAGCCTATTTGATCGCGGAGGCTGATACCGTCGCCTGTCACCAGTTCAATTTCTTGGAGCAGGTGGATGTGCTGAAATATGCCAAGCACGGTGGAACCCTGCTGCTGAACTCGCCGCATGGTAAAGAGAATACGTGGGATAAATTGCCCCGGAATGTGCAGGAAGAAATCATTCGAAAAGACCTGAAAGTCTATGTCGTTGATGCTCACATGGTTGCCTTCGCAACTGGCATGGGACGGCGCATCAATACCATCATGCAGACCTGTTTCTTCGCGATTTCCGGTATCATCCCCAAAGATGAGGCAATTGATCATATTAAAACTGCGATCAGGCGCACCTATACCGTTAAGGGCCATCATATCGTCGATATGAACAATGACGCCGTGGATCAAGCGCTGGATCACCTGCATCTGATGGACCTACGGGGACACCTGAGTCACGAGGATCTCCCCCCCATTGTCCCCGATCATGCGCCTAATTTTGTTAAGCAAGTGACGGCAATGATGATCGCGGGGAAGGGTGATATGCTGCCGGTCAGTGCGTTGCCAGCTGATGGCACCTGGCCGGTGGGCACCACCAAGTGGGAAAAACGCAATTTGGCGCAGGAAATCCCGACGTGGATTCCGGAACTTTGTATTCAATGCAACAAGTGTGCTCTGGTCTGCCCTCATGCGGCGATCCGCGTGAAGGCTTATGGTGAAGATGTGTTGGCGGATGCGCCTGAGACGTTTCAGTCGATGAAAAACCGCGGCAAGGAATTCGGCGACAACATGGCCTACACGGTTCAAGTTGCGCCGGAGGATTGTACGGGTTGCACGCTCTGTGTGCGTGTGTGTCCGGGTAAGGATAAAGCAAATCCTGACCGCCTTTCCCTCGAAATGATGCCACAACCGCCGTTGGTGAAGGAAGAACATAAGAATTGGGAGTTTTTCCTCAATTTACCCGAGATTGATCGCACGAAGCTCAAGCCTAATGTGAAGCTGACCCAGTTCGCCGAGCCCTTGTTTGAATTCTCAGGTGCTTGTTCAGGGTGCGGTGAGACCCCGTATATCAAGCTCATCACGCAGATGTATGGGGATCGCTCGATGATCGCCAATGCCACGGGCTGCTCGTCTATCTTTGGCGGCAACTTGCCGGCAACCCCCTGGACCAAGAATCTCCAAGGCCGTGGGCCTGCTTGGGCTAATTCCCTGTTTGAAGACAATGCTGAATTCGGTCTCGGCTTCAGGCTCGCCTTGGATAAGCACGTTGAACAGGCGCGGGCAGCACTGCTGGAGAAAAAGGACACCGTTGGGGAAGACCTAACTGACTCCATCCTAGAGGCAGAGCAGCTCACCGAAACTGATATCCAAGAACAACGAACACGGGTTCAAGCTGTGAAGGATAAGCTGGGACCCGATAGTACCGGCCGACTTTCTGAGCTTGCTGATTATTTGGTTCGGAAAGATGTCTGGATTATGGGTGGTGACGGCTGGGCCTATGACATTGGCTCCGGCGGGCTCGACCATGTATTAGCGTCTGGCAAAAACGTCAACATCCTGGTCCTGGATACAGAGGTTTACTCAAACACCGGCGGCCAACAATCAAAAGCCACCCCCATGGGAGCCGTTGCGAAGTTCGTCACCGGCGGCAAATCCTTGCCGAAGAAGGATTTGGGGTTAATGGCGATCAGTTATGGCCATGTTTACGTTGCCTCCGTCGCATTTGGTGCGTCGGATTCTCAGCTGATGAAGGCCGTTACAGAAGCGTCGAGTTTTGAGGGGACATCCCTGATCATTGCTAATGCGCCGTGTATTGAGCATGGCTACGACCTCGCCAATGAACTCGATCAAATGAAAATGGCGGTCGAGTCTGGCTATTGGATGCTCTATCGCTACGACCCACGGCGCTTAACGGCTGGTCAAAAACCCATGCAGTTGGACAGCAAAGCGCCCTCGATTGCACTCGACAGCTACTTTATGAATGAGAACAGATTCCGCTTGGTAAAGCGTCGTACGCCGGACCTTTATGAAAAACTTTTGGAATCAGCCACGGCAGAAGTCCGTTGGCGGCGTACAGTCTTCGAAAAGCTCGCAGAAATGAGTTTGAGCCTTGCTGATGCCGAAGCTGCGATGCAAGCGGCAGAGTAA